The Actinomadura sp. WMMB 499 genome includes a window with the following:
- the murA gene encoding UDP-N-acetylglucosamine 1-carboxyvinyltransferase, translated as MTEKLWEIEPSGPLRGDVTVRGAKNAVSKHMVAAMLGGGPSTIGNAPDVGEVGITAGMLEHVGMTVERSGDEVTVVPGAVSDPSVGKAFTGLNRIPILMLGPLLHLAGEAFVPLVGGDPIGRRPVDFHVEALRAFGAEVTHAADGIHARATRLVGTRVDLPYPSVGATETVLLAAVRAEGKTVIRNAATEPEIIELALFLQRMGARISFAPDRRIVVEGVDRLGGAQTRLGGDRIEAFSYLVAGLVTGGEVRVHGCPQDRLVTAITTLTRMGAEFDITDEWIMASAPDGLRSAAVQTDTHPGFATDWQTPLMVLFTQADGMSVLHETVYENRLAYVPALQSMGAEIEVYDTCLGGPACRYHDTAALHSAVVRGVTKLRGGDVTMPDIRAGFSAVLAAAVAEGPSTLRGVHHIERGYHRPVEQFRDLGLALKTATA; from the coding sequence ATGACCGAGAAGCTATGGGAGATCGAGCCGTCGGGGCCGCTGCGCGGCGACGTGACGGTACGTGGCGCGAAGAACGCCGTCAGCAAGCACATGGTGGCGGCCATGCTGGGCGGGGGACCGAGCACGATCGGCAACGCGCCGGACGTCGGCGAGGTCGGGATCACGGCCGGGATGCTCGAGCACGTCGGGATGACGGTGGAACGGTCGGGCGACGAGGTCACGGTCGTCCCCGGCGCGGTGTCCGACCCGAGCGTGGGCAAGGCGTTCACCGGGTTGAACCGTATCCCGATCCTGATGCTGGGGCCGTTGCTGCATCTGGCGGGGGAGGCGTTCGTTCCGCTGGTCGGCGGCGACCCGATCGGCCGGCGCCCGGTCGATTTCCATGTGGAGGCCCTGCGCGCGTTCGGGGCGGAGGTGACGCACGCGGCGGACGGCATCCATGCGCGGGCGACGCGGCTCGTCGGGACGCGGGTGGACCTTCCGTACCCGAGCGTCGGCGCCACCGAGACGGTGCTGCTGGCCGCGGTGCGCGCCGAGGGCAAGACCGTCATCCGCAACGCCGCGACGGAACCGGAGATCATCGAACTGGCCCTGTTCCTGCAGCGGATGGGCGCGCGGATCTCGTTCGCGCCCGACCGCCGGATCGTGGTGGAGGGCGTCGACCGGCTGGGCGGCGCGCAGACGCGGCTCGGCGGCGACCGGATCGAGGCGTTCTCCTACCTGGTGGCGGGCCTGGTCACCGGGGGCGAGGTGCGGGTGCACGGCTGCCCGCAGGACCGGCTCGTCACCGCGATCACCACGCTGACCCGGATGGGCGCCGAGTTCGACATCACCGACGAGTGGATCATGGCGTCGGCGCCGGACGGGCTGCGGTCCGCGGCGGTGCAGACCGACACGCACCCGGGGTTCGCCACGGACTGGCAGACGCCGCTGATGGTGCTGTTCACGCAGGCGGACGGCATGTCGGTGCTGCACGAGACGGTGTACGAGAACCGGCTCGCGTACGTTCCGGCGCTGCAGAGCATGGGCGCGGAGATCGAGGTGTACGACACCTGCCTCGGCGGCCCGGCGTGCCGGTACCACGACACGGCGGCGCTGCACTCGGCTGTCGTGCGGGGCGTCACGAAGTTGCGCGGCGGGGACGTGACGATGCCCGACATCCGCGCCGGGTTCTCGGCCGTGCTGGCGGCGGCGGTGGCGGAGGGCCCGTCGACGCTGCGGGGCGTCCACCACATCGAGCGGGGGTACCACCGGCCGGTCGAGCAGTTCCGTGACCTGGGCCTCGCCCTGAAGACCGCGACGGCCTGA
- a CDS encoding SAM-dependent methyltransferase yields MAEEIREHETAGAGPGGIDTTVATPARIYDYFLGGKDNYAVDRAAAEEIMKAVPEAPTSARANRAFLRRAVRYMAGAGITQFVDIGAGLPTQGNVHEVAQEIRPESRIVYVDNDPVVLVHGRALLEANADVAVIAGDLRRPEEILADPRLSELIDLDEPVGVLLIAILHFIGDEEEPFDLVKRLMEPLPAGSHLAISHGYEGGMVEGTSEHARGVYRRSTSAIHSRDPRTVERFFAGADIAEPGVVWVPEWGLGEGEPTPMEPERTHFLGAVARKR; encoded by the coding sequence GTGGCTGAGGAGATTCGGGAGCACGAGACGGCGGGGGCCGGGCCGGGCGGGATCGACACGACGGTGGCGACGCCGGCGCGGATCTACGACTACTTCCTGGGTGGCAAGGACAACTACGCCGTCGACCGGGCGGCCGCCGAGGAGATCATGAAGGCGGTGCCGGAAGCGCCGACTTCGGCCCGTGCCAACCGGGCGTTCCTACGGCGAGCCGTCCGGTACATGGCCGGTGCGGGGATCACGCAGTTCGTCGACATCGGCGCCGGGCTGCCCACCCAGGGGAACGTGCACGAGGTCGCGCAGGAGATACGTCCGGAGTCACGGATCGTCTACGTCGACAACGATCCGGTCGTCCTGGTGCACGGGCGTGCGCTGCTCGAGGCGAACGCCGATGTCGCGGTCATCGCGGGGGACCTGCGGCGTCCCGAGGAGATCCTCGCCGACCCGCGGCTGTCCGAGCTGATCGACCTGGACGAGCCGGTCGGGGTGCTGCTCATCGCGATCCTGCACTTCATCGGGGACGAAGAGGAGCCGTTCGACCTCGTGAAGAGGCTCATGGAGCCGTTGCCGGCGGGAAGCCATCTGGCGATCTCCCACGGGTACGAGGGAGGGATGGTCGAGGGGACCTCCGAACACGCCCGGGGCGTCTACCGGCGGTCGACCTCGGCGATCCACTCGCGGGATCCGCGGACGGTGGAGCGGTTCTTCGCGGGCGCGGACATCGCCGAACCGGGTGTCGTGTGGGTTCCGGAATGGGGGCTGGGCGAGGGCGAGCCGACCCCGATGGAGCCCGAGCGGACGCACTTCCTGGGAGCGGTGGCGCGCAAGCGCTGA
- a CDS encoding cytochrome P450 — MGVHFSLYDSGIQHDPYPVYSRLRDEAPVFRNDEEDFWTLSRHADVVAAFRDHERFSNANGILLEPSVWGPDAREHASFLAMDPPEHTRIRGLVSKAFTPRRIAELEPRIREVARGHLDRALQQRTFDLVADYTALLPMDIISELVGVPTADRAGLRHLADQIVQHEEGVRDLSPAGLEAIFALGGYFKDLIAERRRDRAGHDDLASALIDAVDGDDRLTDAEILGVLFILVSAGNETTTNLISNAWHCARLHLESPADAFGRIGDWIEETLRFEPASQGDGRTAVTDVHLHGTTIPAGSRLLLLIGAANRDPRAFPEPDRFDLDRDTRTKISFGSGRHHCIGAHLARLEARVALEELTARITGYDVDENAPRIPSPYVRGFRTLPTTVVLR; from the coding sequence ATGGGCGTGCATTTCAGCCTGTACGACAGCGGAATCCAGCACGACCCGTATCCGGTGTACTCGCGGCTGCGTGACGAGGCGCCCGTCTTCCGCAATGACGAGGAGGACTTCTGGACGCTGTCCCGGCACGCGGACGTGGTCGCGGCGTTCCGGGACCACGAGCGGTTCTCCAACGCGAACGGCATCCTGCTGGAACCGTCGGTCTGGGGACCGGACGCCCGCGAGCACGCGTCCTTCCTCGCGATGGACCCTCCGGAGCACACCCGCATCCGGGGCCTCGTGTCGAAGGCGTTCACGCCCCGCCGCATCGCCGAACTCGAACCTCGCATCCGCGAGGTCGCCCGCGGCCACCTCGACCGTGCCCTGCAGCAGCGCACTTTCGACCTGGTCGCCGACTACACGGCTCTCCTGCCGATGGACATCATCTCCGAACTCGTCGGGGTCCCGACCGCGGACCGGGCCGGGCTGCGGCACCTCGCGGACCAGATCGTCCAGCACGAGGAGGGTGTCCGGGACCTCAGCCCCGCGGGCCTCGAGGCGATCTTCGCACTGGGTGGCTACTTCAAGGACCTCATCGCCGAGCGCCGCCGGGACCGCGCCGGCCACGACGACCTGGCGTCCGCGCTGATCGACGCCGTCGACGGCGACGACCGGCTCACCGACGCCGAGATCCTCGGCGTTCTGTTCATCCTCGTCTCCGCCGGTAACGAGACGACGACCAATCTGATCTCGAACGCCTGGCACTGCGCCCGGCTCCATCTCGAGAGCCCGGCGGACGCGTTCGGCCGCATCGGCGATTGGATCGAGGAGACCCTCCGCTTCGAGCCCGCCTCCCAGGGCGACGGCCGCACCGCGGTCACGGACGTCCATCTGCACGGAACGACCATCCCCGCGGGTTCCCGGCTCCTGCTGCTGATCGGCGCCGCCAACCGCGACCCCCGCGCCTTCCCCGAGCCGGACCGGTTCGACCTCGACCGCGACACCCGCACCAAGATCAGCTTCGGCTCTGGACGGCATCACTGCATCGGCGCGCACCTGGCACGCCTCGAGGCCCGGGTCGCCCTCGAAGAGCTGACGGCCCGCATCACCGGCTACGACGTCGACGAGAACGCCCCGCGCATCCCCTCCCCGTACGTGCGGGGCTTCCGGACGCTGCCGACCACGGTGGTCCTCCGCTGA
- a CDS encoding aconitate hydratase: MPDGVARKLIAAHLVSGEMTPGAEIGVRVDQTLTQDATGTMVMLELEALGLDRVRTDVSVQYVDHNLLQADERNMADHIFLRSACRRYGLWYSGAGNGVSHPTHMERFGVPGATMAGSDSHTCAAGSLGMLAIGTGGLETAMAMAGEPLHITMPEIWGVRLTGELPPWLSAKDVILEMLRRHGVRGGVGRIIEYHGPGLASLTAMDRHVIANMGAELGATTTVFPADDRVREFLRGQGREADFTEIVADPGARYDVTDEIDLASLEPLIARPGSPGDVVPVRDVAGEEVHQVVVGSSANPGQRDFAAVAAIVRGRRVRPGVSLDVNPTSRRILLDLTRTGAAADLLQAGARIHQTGCLGCIGMGQAPAIGRNSLRTFPRNFPGRSGTEDDMVWLCSPETAAAAALTGKITDPRDLPMDAPVVRLPETAAPVRDEFEAPLPPERARSVVLEKAPSIGVLPELDPLPDDLEVPVVITVGDDVSTDEILQAGARALPFRSDIARLADFAFVRLDPDYPDRARRAGPHAVVAGRNYGQGSSREHAAIAPRHLGLRLVLACGYARIHWQNLVNFGILPLEFADEADRERIGQGDVLRVENVAGALREGGDVEVRNLTKDETYRARHRLSERQRELVAAGGQIPLLRERVR, from the coding sequence ATGCCGGACGGGGTGGCGCGCAAGCTGATCGCCGCGCACCTGGTGAGCGGCGAGATGACGCCGGGCGCCGAGATCGGGGTGCGGGTCGACCAGACCCTCACCCAGGACGCCACCGGCACCATGGTGATGCTGGAACTGGAGGCGCTCGGCCTGGACCGGGTCCGGACGGACGTGTCCGTGCAGTACGTCGACCACAACCTGCTGCAGGCCGACGAGCGCAACATGGCCGACCACATCTTCCTGCGGTCGGCGTGCCGCCGCTACGGCCTCTGGTATTCCGGGGCGGGCAACGGGGTGTCGCATCCGACGCACATGGAGCGATTCGGGGTGCCGGGCGCGACGATGGCGGGCTCGGACTCGCACACCTGCGCCGCCGGGTCGCTCGGCATGCTCGCGATCGGGACCGGCGGGCTGGAGACCGCGATGGCGATGGCGGGAGAGCCGCTGCACATCACGATGCCGGAGATCTGGGGCGTCCGGCTGACGGGGGAGCTCCCGCCGTGGCTGAGCGCGAAGGACGTGATCCTCGAGATGCTGCGGCGGCACGGCGTCCGCGGCGGCGTCGGCCGGATCATCGAGTACCACGGGCCCGGTCTGGCGTCGCTGACCGCGATGGACCGGCACGTCATCGCGAACATGGGCGCCGAGCTGGGCGCGACGACCACGGTGTTCCCGGCGGACGACCGGGTCCGGGAGTTCCTGCGCGGGCAGGGCCGCGAGGCGGACTTCACCGAGATCGTCGCCGACCCCGGCGCCCGCTACGACGTCACGGACGAGATCGACCTGGCGTCGCTGGAGCCGCTGATCGCGCGGCCGGGCTCGCCGGGGGACGTGGTGCCGGTGCGGGACGTCGCGGGGGAGGAGGTGCACCAGGTCGTCGTGGGGTCGTCGGCGAACCCGGGGCAGCGGGACTTCGCGGCGGTCGCGGCGATCGTCCGGGGACGGCGGGTGCGTCCGGGCGTGTCGCTCGACGTGAATCCCACGTCGCGGCGGATCCTCCTCGACCTCACCCGGACGGGCGCCGCCGCCGACCTGCTCCAGGCGGGCGCGCGGATCCACCAGACCGGCTGCCTGGGCTGCATCGGCATGGGGCAGGCGCCCGCGATCGGCCGCAACAGCCTGCGGACGTTCCCGCGCAACTTCCCGGGCCGGTCCGGCACCGAGGACGACATGGTGTGGCTGTGCTCGCCCGAGACGGCCGCGGCCGCCGCGCTCACCGGGAAGATCACCGACCCCCGGGACCTGCCGATGGACGCGCCGGTCGTGCGGCTCCCGGAGACCGCCGCGCCCGTCCGGGACGAGTTCGAGGCGCCGCTCCCGCCCGAGCGGGCGCGCTCGGTCGTCCTCGAGAAGGCGCCCAGCATCGGGGTGCTGCCCGAACTGGACCCGCTCCCGGACGACCTGGAGGTCCCCGTCGTGATCACGGTCGGGGACGACGTGTCGACCGACGAGATCCTGCAGGCGGGCGCGCGGGCGCTGCCGTTCCGCAGCGACATCGCGCGGCTCGCCGACTTCGCGTTCGTCCGGCTCGACCCGGACTACCCCGACCGGGCGCGGCGGGCCGGGCCGCACGCCGTCGTCGCCGGCCGCAACTACGGGCAGGGCTCGTCGCGCGAGCACGCCGCGATCGCGCCGCGCCACCTCGGGCTCCGGCTCGTGCTGGCCTGCGGGTACGCGCGCATCCACTGGCAGAACCTGGTGAACTTCGGGATCCTGCCGCTGGAGTTCGCCGACGAGGCCGACCGGGAGCGGATCGGGCAGGGCGACGTGCTGCGCGTGGAGAACGTCGCGGGGGCGCTGCGGGAGGGCGGCGACGTCGAGGTCCGCAACCTCACGAAGGACGAGACGTACCGCGCCCGGCACCGGCTGTCGGAGCGGCAGCGCGAACTGGTGGCCGCCGGGGGCCAGATCCCGCTGCTGCGCGAACGCGTCCGCTGA
- a CDS encoding putative RNA methyltransferase: MLVDVVPYLVCPVCGADLAMAEGRLHCPSGHAFDIARQGYANLLPGNARPGTADTPEMVRARAAFLAAGHFAPVVDRLAQRVAAALSGRGCVLDAGAGTGYYLSRVLDRTPGAVGLAVDISKHAARRAAKAHRRAGAVVADLWRPLPVRDAAADAVVNVFAPRNAAEFHRVLRPEGPLFAVTPSPGHLGPLVEPLGLISIDERKIERTDAALAGYFKPDGREPLEAEAVLTHEEITTLVGMGPSAHHVPEGTLRERLERLADPLRVPLSFVLSAYRRLE; encoded by the coding sequence ATGCTCGTCGATGTCGTGCCATACCTGGTGTGCCCCGTGTGCGGAGCGGACCTCGCGATGGCGGAAGGCCGGCTGCACTGCCCGTCCGGACACGCCTTCGACATCGCGCGGCAGGGGTATGCGAACCTCCTCCCGGGCAACGCCCGTCCCGGGACCGCGGACACCCCGGAGATGGTGCGGGCCCGCGCCGCGTTCCTCGCCGCCGGCCACTTCGCACCGGTCGTCGACCGGCTCGCCCAGCGGGTCGCCGCTGCCCTGAGCGGGCGGGGCTGCGTGCTGGACGCAGGGGCGGGCACCGGCTACTACCTGAGCCGCGTCCTCGACCGGACCCCCGGCGCCGTCGGCCTCGCGGTGGACATCTCCAAACACGCCGCCCGGCGCGCGGCGAAGGCCCATCGACGGGCCGGCGCCGTCGTCGCCGACCTGTGGCGGCCGCTCCCGGTGCGGGACGCGGCGGCCGACGCCGTCGTCAATGTCTTCGCCCCGCGCAACGCCGCCGAGTTCCACCGCGTCCTGCGTCCCGAGGGGCCGCTGTTCGCAGTGACCCCCTCACCGGGGCATCTCGGACCGCTCGTCGAGCCGCTCGGACTGATCTCGATCGACGAGCGCAAGATCGAACGCACCGACGCCGCGCTGGCCGGATACTTCAAACCGGACGGACGCGAGCCCCTGGAGGCGGAGGCCGTCCTCACCCACGAAGAGATCACCACGCTCGTGGGGATGGGCCCGAGCGCGCATCATGTGCCGGAGGGCACGCTCCGGGAGCGGCTCGAGCGGCTAGCCGATCCGCTCAGGGTGCCCCTCTCCTTCGTCCTGTCCGCCTACCGGCGACTTGAATAG
- the trxA gene encoding thioredoxin yields the protein MATVNLTADNFDEVAQGDGIVLVDFWASWCGPCRQFAPVYEKSSGKHDDIVFGKVDTEAQPELSERFRIASIPTLMAIRDGVIVFAEPGALPEPVLENVIEQVRGLDMDDVRDRMQS from the coding sequence ATGGCGACCGTGAACCTCACCGCGGACAACTTCGACGAGGTGGCCCAGGGCGACGGGATCGTGCTGGTCGACTTCTGGGCGTCCTGGTGCGGGCCCTGCCGCCAGTTCGCGCCCGTGTACGAGAAGTCGTCGGGCAAGCACGACGACATCGTCTTCGGGAAGGTCGACACCGAGGCCCAGCCCGAACTGTCCGAGCGGTTCCGCATCGCCTCCATCCCCACGCTCATGGCCATCCGCGACGGCGTGATCGTCTTCGCGGAGCCCGGAGCACTGCCCGAGCCCGTCCTGGAGAACGTGATCGAACAGGTCCGCGGGCTCGACATGGACGACGTCCGCGACCGCATGCAGTCCTGA
- a CDS encoding cytochrome P450 yields MDFDRRDPHPCYARARAADGLTFVPDLEAWLVARDADVRAVLRDPATFSSANALRPEVLPGPEAVAVLGSVPSGRPVALTADGDDHRRVREPLTRGLSPARVAAAVPFITERAAALVAGFAADGRVELMGRYARVLPGEVIGHLLGLDPADVPATVAGSHRAEDLVFRPMPVAEQVAAAGAVAGMKRTLDAHVRGRGAEPGDDLCGEMIRAIEPHGTLLSNLQNLLLAGHLTTTALIGSAVLHLLRRGQWELLCERPELIPAAVEETARYEAPIQGFRRRTTRPATLAGTRLPEGAEVFVAFAGAGRDPDVHDRPDEFDITRPVARHLSFGHGVHACPGARLAREQARITLETLTRELPGLRLAEPVEMTPNLIHRSPAELVLTW; encoded by the coding sequence GTGGACTTCGACCGGCGAGACCCCCACCCCTGCTACGCGCGGGCCCGCGCGGCGGACGGGCTGACGTTCGTCCCCGACCTGGAGGCGTGGCTGGTGGCGCGGGACGCCGACGTCCGGGCCGTGCTGCGCGATCCCGCGACGTTCTCGTCGGCGAACGCGCTGCGTCCCGAGGTCCTGCCCGGACCCGAGGCCGTCGCCGTCCTCGGTTCGGTTCCGTCGGGGCGGCCGGTGGCGCTCACCGCGGACGGCGATGACCACCGGCGGGTGCGGGAGCCGCTGACGCGCGGGCTGTCCCCGGCGCGGGTGGCGGCGGCCGTCCCGTTCATCACCGAGCGGGCCGCGGCGCTCGTGGCCGGGTTCGCCGCCGACGGGCGCGTCGAACTGATGGGACGGTACGCGCGGGTGCTGCCCGGCGAGGTGATCGGGCATCTGCTCGGGCTCGACCCCGCCGACGTGCCCGCCACCGTGGCGGGGAGCCACCGGGCCGAGGACCTGGTGTTCCGACCGATGCCGGTGGCGGAGCAGGTCGCCGCGGCGGGCGCGGTCGCCGGGATGAAGCGGACCCTGGACGCGCACGTGCGGGGGCGCGGCGCCGAACCGGGCGACGATCTGTGCGGGGAGATGATCCGGGCGATCGAGCCGCACGGGACGCTGCTGTCGAATCTGCAGAACCTGCTCCTGGCCGGGCATCTGACCACCACGGCGCTGATCGGGAGCGCCGTCCTGCACCTGCTGAGGCGCGGCCAGTGGGAGCTGCTGTGCGAACGGCCCGAGCTGATCCCCGCGGCGGTCGAGGAGACGGCCAGGTACGAGGCGCCGATCCAGGGATTCCGGCGGCGGACGACGCGGCCGGCGACCCTCGCCGGAACGCGGCTGCCCGAGGGCGCCGAGGTGTTCGTGGCGTTCGCCGGGGCCGGACGCGACCCCGACGTCCACGACCGTCCGGACGAGTTCGACATCACCCGCCCGGTCGCGCGGCACCTGTCCTTCGGGCACGGGGTCCACGCGTGCCCGGGCGCGCGGCTGGCCCGCGAGCAGGCGCGGATCACGCTGGAGACGCTGACGCGGGAGCTGCCCGGCCTGCGGCTCGCGGAGCCGGTGGAGATGACGCCGAACCTGATCCACCGTTCGCCCGCGGAGCTGGTTCTTACCTGGTGA
- a CDS encoding FAD-dependent monooxygenase has translation MPPIGRPTGNVIVVGAGPTGLLLAGDLAAAGIGCTLLERRPAEVDNLTRAFAVHARTLEQLDARGVADELAGTGEHVREVRLPGGASLDLGRLPGRFPYVLITPQYETERVLRERALAAGARIVYGAEVMGLRQDDSGVDVRVRVAGAVETRRASYAVGADGAGSTVRRALGLPFPGRSAVRSVMLADVRLDDPPGDTLTLQGTGDALAFLVPFGDGWYRVGAWNRAHQADDDEPVDFAELREVTRRVLGTDHGMRDPRWTSRFHSDERQVPRYRVGRVFLAGDAAHVHSPAGGQGMNLGLQDAANLSWRLAADLHGWAPPGLLDGYHDERHPIGRRVLLGSGAVLRGALAERRWQRRLRDAALRGAAGIRPVARRLAGAVSGIDVRYPAPRGAHRLTGRRAPDVRLSGGGRLHDLLGDGRFALVTAVNDPAVAYLTRQWDGRVRHAVAGGPTRGTVLVRPDGYIAWASGETAPDARADAIRAALARWCGRPAEHAAEHAAVAEERRS, from the coding sequence ATGCCGCCCATCGGACGGCCGACCGGAAACGTGATCGTCGTGGGGGCGGGGCCGACCGGGCTCCTGCTGGCGGGGGACCTGGCCGCGGCCGGGATCGGCTGCACCCTGCTGGAGAGGCGGCCGGCGGAGGTGGACAACCTCACTCGCGCGTTCGCCGTGCACGCGCGGACCCTCGAGCAGCTGGACGCCCGCGGCGTCGCGGACGAGCTCGCCGGCACCGGGGAGCACGTGCGGGAGGTGCGGCTGCCGGGCGGGGCGAGCCTCGACCTCGGGCGGCTGCCCGGCCGGTTCCCGTACGTGCTGATCACGCCGCAGTACGAGACGGAGCGGGTGCTGCGGGAGCGGGCGCTGGCCGCGGGCGCGCGGATCGTGTACGGCGCCGAGGTGATGGGCCTGCGCCAGGACGACTCGGGTGTGGACGTCCGGGTCCGCGTGGCGGGTGCCGTGGAGACGCGGCGCGCGTCGTACGCGGTGGGAGCCGACGGTGCCGGCAGCACGGTCCGGAGGGCGCTGGGGCTGCCGTTCCCCGGCCGGTCCGCGGTCCGGTCGGTGATGCTCGCCGACGTCCGGCTCGACGATCCACCGGGCGACACGCTGACCCTGCAAGGGACGGGTGACGCGCTCGCGTTCCTCGTCCCGTTCGGAGACGGCTGGTACCGGGTGGGCGCATGGAACCGCGCGCACCAGGCGGACGACGACGAGCCCGTCGACTTCGCCGAGCTGCGGGAGGTGACGCGGCGCGTCCTGGGCACCGACCACGGGATGCGCGACCCCCGCTGGACGTCCCGGTTCCACAGCGACGAACGGCAGGTGCCCCGGTACCGGGTCGGGCGGGTGTTCCTCGCGGGGGACGCCGCGCACGTCCATTCGCCCGCGGGCGGCCAGGGCATGAACCTCGGGCTGCAGGACGCCGCGAACCTGTCCTGGCGGCTCGCCGCGGACCTGCACGGCTGGGCGCCGCCGGGGCTGCTGGACGGTTACCACGACGAGCGGCACCCGATCGGGCGGCGCGTCCTGCTCGGCAGCGGCGCGGTGCTGCGCGGGGCCCTCGCCGAGCGGCGCTGGCAGCGGCGGCTGCGGGACGCCGCGCTGCGGGGCGCGGCCGGGATCCGGCCCGTCGCGCGGCGCCTCGCGGGGGCGGTGTCGGGCATCGACGTCCGCTACCCGGCGCCGCGCGGCGCGCACCGGCTGACCGGGCGCCGCGCCCCGGACGTCCGGCTGTCCGGCGGCGGGCGGCTGCACGACCTGCTCGGCGACGGGCGGTTCGCGCTGGTGACGGCGGTGAACGACCCGGCGGTCGCCTATCTGACGCGGCAGTGGGACGGGCGGGTGCGGCACGCGGTGGCGGGCGGGCCGACCCGCGGCACCGTGCTGGTCCGCCCGGACGGGTACATCGCGTGGGCGTCCGGCGAGACGGCGCCGGACGCGCGGGCCGACGCGATCCGCGCCGCGCTCGCGCGCTGGTGCGGGCGTCCCGCCGAGCACGCGGCCGAGCACGCCGCGGTCGCGGAGGAGAGGAGGAGCTGA
- a CDS encoding DUF2795 domain-containing protein, with amino-acid sequence MPDKSDKHGAKLDDEIGRETQGMVRGGHSTHAEEFKETEPTSDRDVWEPAERTGDAREGSPPGMSASDVEDRSALARLLSGVRYPARPNDLIAHASDAGDGEDAVGALETLPDREYENLADVAEELGYGREERRY; translated from the coding sequence ATGCCCGACAAGAGCGACAAGCACGGCGCGAAGCTCGACGACGAGATCGGCCGGGAGACCCAAGGCATGGTGCGCGGCGGCCATTCCACCCACGCGGAGGAGTTCAAGGAGACCGAGCCGACCTCCGACCGCGACGTCTGGGAGCCGGCCGAGCGCACCGGCGACGCCCGCGAGGGGTCCCCGCCCGGGATGAGCGCCTCCGACGTCGAGGACCGCAGCGCGCTGGCGCGGCTGCTCAGCGGCGTCCGCTACCCCGCCCGGCCCAACGACCTGATCGCGCACGCGTCCGACGCGGGCGACGGCGAGGACGCGGTCGGCGCGCTGGAGACGCTGCCCGACCGCGAGTACGAGAACCTCGCGGACGTCGCCGAGGAACTCGGCTACGGGCGCGAGGAGCGCCGCTACTGA